The Dyadobacter sp. 676 DNA window ATCTTCATCGTGATGACGATCGTGAAGGCGTTCTACATTGTCGGGGAGTTTATGCACTTGAAACATGAAACAAAATCGCTGATCTGGTCCATACTCGTACCGGTGATATTCGTGGCCTGGTTGATCCTGGCGCTCCTTCTCGAAGGACAAGCGATTTTCGAGGCGATTTTCGGATAATAGATTACGATGAAAAAAATCCCCAAAGCCGGGTTACTGATTGTCACATTAGTAATTCCGGCTTTGATTTTTGCCTTACTGAGACTGTTTGGAACAAACCATTACGACCTCCCCTATTTCGTGGCGGAGAAGGATGGTAACGGCGCGGCCGTCGTGCAAAACGGCGATACCCTGTTTCACCGGATATCCGGGAACTGCGGCATATTTGGCGGCGCAGGTCTGGATGGGCGTTTAACAGTCGTAGCCCGTATTCCATCGAATTGTGGGGAACCGTGCGGAAAGGCGGGCGATGAACTGGCACGGGTCGCCGCCTTGAAGACAGCCATACCGGAGTTGCAGGTGCTGTCGGTTGCGGCGGACACGGCAAGACGGGGCGACTGGCTGCCGGTCAAAGCGGATAGTGCGACGATTGAGGACTGTTTTGCGAAGGAATTAACGGACGTCGCGAAGGGAAGCGAAGTGTTGAATGGCCCGGCGGGGCAAATCGTACTGATAGACCGCGACAGGCACGTGAGAGGCTTTTACAAGGCCGGAGACGCAGAGGAAACCGACCGGCTTATGGCCGAAATCAGGATCCTCGACTATGAAAAGAAGAATGAGAAATAAGTGAGTATGGCTACATTAACAATCGAAAGAAAACCGAAATACGAACGTATTATCAACATTTTGGCCATTGCCATTCCGGTAGTGGTTGCGTTGTTGCTGGGCATCCGGCAAAAAATCGATCTTGGCTCGTGGACCAAAGTCCTTCCCCATGTGATCGGCGTGATAAATACCCTGACATCCATGTTGCTAATTATGGGCTTTTATTTTATCAAGCAGAGGAATATCGCTGCACATCGCCAGATGATGACGGGCGCGTTCGTGCTGGGCGCCGTGTTCCTGGTTTGCTATGTGCTTTATCACATTTCGAACGAGGCGACGCCATTCGGCGGAACGGGTTTTATCCGGCCGATTTATTACTTTTTACTGATTTCGCATATCGTGTTGTCGATCGGGGTCGTTTGGTTTGTATTGCGGGCCGTGTATTTTGGTTATACCAACCAGATTGCCGAGCACCGGAAGGCGGTGAAATGGGCGATGCCTATCTGGCTTTATGTGAGTGTTACCGGTGTGATCGTTTATTTGATGATTAGTCCTTATTACGTATGAAAAAGTTCCTGGCAATATCCGGATTGGTAATCATGTTCGTGTTGAACAGCGCGGGCGCATTCGCGCAATGTGCGATGTGCCGCGGAACGGTGGAAAGTTCTATGGGTAATGGAAGGAATAATGTAGGAGTAGGATTGAATACCGGCATTATGTTCCTGTTTGTGATCCCTTACATACTGGTTGCGGTGATCGGTTACCTCTGGTACCGCAATTCGAAACGTGCACAACAAGAGCGGCAGTTCGTCGCGGCGCGTGTGCGGCAGGCATTCGACAACTGATCCGCCAACGAAGATATGAAGGGCGAAGCCGATGCGGTTTCGCCCTTTTTTGTGGATAAAATAATGCGTTGCGATGGCGTAGATAATGCATTGTGTGCCTTTTGAGAAAAACACAATCCTGTTATGCGCCGGCTCATTATCTGTCTTGCCCTTCTTTTAGTCCAATTTGCAAATGCCTATGCGCAAGCAGTGTCCACGGCCAGGCCCTGGACTTACTGGTGGTGGATGGGCAGCGCCGTCAACAAAGCCGACATTACCGCCCAACTTGAATATTTCAGTAAATCGGGCGTCGGAGGGGTACATATTATTCCCATTTATGGCGTGAAAGGTTATGAGAATGCAAACATCGCATTTCTTAGCCATCAATGGCTGGAAGTGATGCAGCATACCATTCGGGAGGGTAAGCGCCTTGGACTGGGTGTTGATATGACCACAGGCACCGGCTGGCCCTTCGGCGGGCCGAACGTGACGCCCGCGATTGCGGCGCAAAGCATGACAATTTCAGCGGGAAAGCCTTCCGTGAAGCCCACCGGACAGAAAGTAAAACGCGCTGCACCCGGAGGGGAAGGATTGGTACTCGATCCATTCAATGCAAGCGGAATGTCGCAATATCTCTCGCGGTTTGATTCAGCGTTGGCTCAATTGCCGGAAAAACCAAGATCCATGTACAACGATTCTTATGAAGCCTACGGCGCGAACTGGACGGCGGATTTTGCAGAGCAGTTCCAGGCACGCAGGAAATACGATTTGTTAAGCAAACTCACATTACTCAATGACTCGACCGGAAACCCGGAAGCCACATTGGTCAAAATCGATTATCATCAGACGCTTTCCGAAATGCTTTTGGAAAGATACGCAAAGCCCTGGACCGCCTGGAGCCGCTGGCACGGTTTCAAAACCCGCTACCAGGCACATGGCTCGCCGGGTAACCTGCTTGATCTCTACGAAGCCGCCGACATTCCCGAAACGGAATCGTTCGGGACGAGCCGTTTCAGCATTCCCGGTTTGCGCGTTGATCCGGATTATTCGATTGAACAATTCGGGACGCCCAACCCGCTCGCGATGAAATTTGCATCTTCCGCGGCGCATTTGTCGGGTAAGAAACTGGTGAGTTCGGAAACCGGCACCTGGTTGGCGAATCATTTCAAGGTCTCACTTTCGCAGGTGAAGCCGCAGATCGATGAACTTTTTACGGCCGGTATCAACCACATTTTTTACCACGGTTCCACCTATTCTCCCGAAAAGGAGGGTTTCCCCGGCTGGCTATTCTACGCATCGACCAATTTTGGCAAAACGTCCCATTTCTCGGAGCATTTTCCATTGTTGAACGAATATGTGGAGTGGTGTCAGAAATTATTGCAAGACAGCAAGCCGGATAACGACGTGCTCGTATATTTCCCGATCCATGATTTGTGGGCTACGAAAGCCAGGTCTGGCGGAGGGGTGCATTTACTGGAAGTTCACCATGTCGATCGCTGGTTGCTGGATTTGCCGTTTGGGAAATTGTCGGAAAGGCTTTGGAAAGAAGGATACGCATTCGATTTTGTGTCGGATTTGCAGTTGAAGAAATTTACGGTGGATGCAAATGGTGTTTTGAGTTCAGGAAATGCTACTTACAAGACTTTGCTCGTCCCGTCAGCAACCTATTTGTCCGAAGAAACTTTGAAAGAGTTGGAACGCTTGGCTAATGGCGGCGCGAAGATCGTTTTTGATAACAAGTTACCTGCTGCGGTGACTGGCTACGCAAACCATGATGGGCGTCAACAGGCATTTATCGAGGCTGTAACACAAATTTCGAAGCTGAAAAACGTGAAAGTTTCGACGGATCTTCATGCAGACCTTGCCGCGAATGGAGTTGTGCGGGAGCAACTGACTGGGAAAGGCCTGACTTTTATTCGCAAGAAACAAGGGGAAGGGTTACCGCTTTATTTCGTGACGAACCTTGGCAATACATTCTCCGAGGGCTGGGTAAGAATCGGAAAAGGGGGCCAATTCTTCAAGTCAGATCCGCTCAACAAGGTGTCGATGCCTAAAACGCGCGGCAAAAAAGGAAGCGAAGAGATTTTCCTCCGGCTCCTCCCGGGAGAATCGTGTTTTTTGACGATATCTGCGGATGGTCATGACGCGCCGGTAATAGGCAGCTCGGGCAAGCATTTCGATATTAAAGGCAAATGGGAACTCGTATTTTTAAATGGTAAACCCAGGTTACCTGCACCCGCACAACTAACGGAACTGACCTCCTGGACGATGTTACCGGATTCCGCCGACTATTTCTCAGGCAAAGCGCGCTACCGCATTACTTTCGATGTGCAAGGCCCGCTTGCAACTTATGCAAATGCAGCGTTGGATTTGGGAGATGTGCGCGAGGTTGCGAGCGTGAAGCTGAACGGGAAGGATTTGGGCGTAGCTTGGCATATACCATTTATGCTTCCGATAGGAAATGCATTGAAATCAAAAGGCAATATCCTCGAAATCGAAGTAACCAACCTCTCCGCCAATTACATGCGCCTGCGCGATCAGCAGCAGCCCGACTGGAAGAAATTTTACGATATCAACATCGTGGACATTACCTATAAAAAATTCGATGCTACCCGATGGAAGCCGATGCCATCAGGGCTGCTCGGGCCGGTGAAGCTGGTTTACTGATGCATCACTCCCACAATGGGTAGTGTTCCAGCTGAATTTGCCGTCCGAAGAATATTTTTGTGGATTGCTCGAACGACAGCGTATAATCCGAAACATAGAATTGCCGCTTGCCTTCGCCCTTTTCATTAATCAGGTAATGCTGTTCGAGCCACGCTTTCAGCGAGCGCGCGACGATTTCAGAAGTGTCCAGCGTCTCCACCGTTTCGCCGTAAAATTTACGGATCTGGCTTTTGATCAATGGATAATGCGTGCAGCCGAGTATCAATGCCTCGATACCACTCAATGCAGGATCGGACAGGTAATTGGCGATTACGCTTTCACTGATGTTGTTGTCAAAAAAACCTTCCTCGATCATCGGCGCCAGCAATGGTGTAGCCAGCGATTTCAGGTGAATGTTCCTGTCCAAAGCGTCGACTTTCTTTTTGTAAACATTGGAAAGGACTGTTTGCTTGGTACCGATCAAGCCGATCGTTTTTCCCTCATAGTGTTCCTTCACGTAATCCACCACCGGATCGATCACATTCAAAACTTTTGCTTTGCTTCCTACGTACTCGCGTACGAGCTCATAAGCGGCCGCGGACGCAGAGTTGCAGGCGATAAGGATCAGTTTGCAGTTCTGCTGTAAAAGCATATTGCAGATTTTGATCGAATAGGCCTGAATGGCTGCCGTGGATTTGTCGCCGTAGGGTAAATGCGCCGTGTCGCCGAAATAGATCGTGTTTTCCTGGGGGAGTAATCCGGTAACGGCGCTGGCGACGGTCATACCGCCGATTCCGCTATCAAAAATTCCGATGGGCGCAGAGGAGTCGAGCATTTGTGAAATGGTCAGAAAGTGATATTCGCATCAAAGCTAAAAAAATATCAAAAAACTTTTCCCGCACGTGCAACCTCACGCGGAGGAATGCGCATCTTGCTGTCGAAACCACCGATTAGAATGGGTCGAATTTTAGCACTATTTAGCCAGGAAGCGCAGCTCGTCAAAGCCCTCAGGAAGGAAGATCCAAAGGCGCAGCGGCAGCTTTACGATAAATACAGTCGCCGGATGCTGGCGTTGTGCTTCCGGTATGTGTGCGACGAAATGGCGGCCGAAGATGTAATGGTGGAAGGATTTTTAAAGGTTTTTGAAAAAATAAACCAGTTCAGCGGTGAAGGGAATTTCGAGGGATGGATCAGAAGGATTATGGTGAATGAGGCGCTGGGTTATCTGCGGAAGCAAAAGCGCATTTTGGAAGACAACCTTTCCGACGAAGCCAATAATATTCCGGATTACATCCATGCCGACCAGAATCTGGAGACCGAAGAGCTCATGACCCTGATCGAAGCATTGCCGGTCGGTTACCGGACGGTTTTTAACCTGTACGCGATCGAAGGCTACGCTCACATTGAAATCGCTCAGATGCTGGGTATCACTGAAAGTACATCGAAATCACAATTGCACCGCGCCCGGGCATTGTTGCAGAAAATGGTCGCGGAATGGCAGCATGATTATAAAAAAAGTAGACTATGAAAAAGCATCCTGTTGATGATCTTTTCAAGCGCAAACTCGAAGGGTTGGAGCGAATGCCTTCGGAAAATGCGTGGCTGAGAATTCAGGAAAAGCAATCGGCGAGTGGTCGCACGGCCCGACAACGTCCGGTTGTGTGGGGATGGTTTGCGGCGGCCGGTGTGGCGGCTGCGGTGATGGGTGGGTACCTGGTTTGGCAGAATCAGCAGGGCGCTTCACCGGAGGCCATTCAGCCGCAAAAGACGATTGCGGCAAATCAACCTGCCCGGATTGATTCAGCAGTTGCTCCGGTCGATAATGCAAAACAGTCCGTCGAACAATTAGCAGTAGTTGAAAAACTAGATAATGGTCCGACAGGACATGCAGCGACTGGCCTGGCTTCAAAAGTATCCGAAATTCGGAAAGCGCAAGTCATACAATCGCAGGTTGTTCAGGCTAAAATTGCCCGGTATCAAAAGGCCCTGCCACGAACAGCGCCCGCAGAGACAATGCGGCAAGAGCCTGCTCAGGACGCACCGGCATTGGCCATTATAGAAAAGCCGGCGGTTTCTGCCAATGCAATCCAGCCAGTAAATATCCCTGTTGCGCAGGAAGTAAAGATTTTGCCCGATGAGCCAGCTGTTAGTCGGGTGAACAAACCGGAGCCGGAACCGACAAGAACGATTGTCGTGGCCGTGGAGACCGGTACTGATGAAGTGGAAGACAAACCGCGTAATACCCGTTTGGCGAGGGTTTTCCGCCAGCTCAAAAATGCGAGGGCAGGTGAAAAAGTCGACTGGGACGAGGTAGGCTTCAATCCCAAAAACCTTGTGGCACGTGTGGACGATCGCCTGCGTGGCAAGGATGGAAAAAGTTCAGAAAGAGATCACCCTAAAGAGAAGACAAAACTGTAATCTATTGTGCCATGAAAAGTAAAATATATGCAATGGCAATGCTGGTACTGTCGATTGCCGTTGGCGCACGCGCCGGTTCATTGAAATCGGATGAATTTTCACGGTCCGGCGACCTGGAAAAGGACTCGATCATCGTAACGTTCGGGGACAAAACGAGGCTGATCATCTACGGCGAGAACCGTCAGGAGCTGGACAAGATCATGAAGTATGATTTGAATGCATTGCTGAGAGACCTGAAAGTGAGATTGGATAGCACCCGGGCCGACACGACGTTTTTGCGGGAGGAATTCGATGGCAATAAATACCTGAAAAATCCGGGCGATCCGGCCGAAAAGGATTATGTCAGGATCGGGCTTCGTGGTATCCATATCAAGGACGGCGACACGCGGGTTTCGATCGACGGAAGGGGCGTAGAAGTGAAGGAAGGGGACGAAGTGGTGGCCTCCGACTCGGCCTATCGCCGTATTGGCAAGCGATTTCACAGGAGGTCATGGGGTGGTTCGAGCCCGCGAAAGGGATTCAACGTCGCATTGGGGCTCAATACTTACGGCACCAATGAAACTACCGCCGGTTTCGACAAGGCTCAATATGACCTCAAACCGTTCGGTTCGCGTTATGTGAGTTTAGGCTACGTCGCGAGCGCCGGTCTGATCAGGGGCGAAGGGGCCAGATTGCACATGGATTTTGGTATTGATTTCTCCTGGTACAATATGATGTATGACGGCGATAATACCATCATCAAAACAGACGACGGGGTCGAATTCCCGGACGTGAAAGACGATCAGGGCAATAACGTGGAACTCGGGAAGTCGAAGCTCGTCGTACCGTACGTTAACCTTTCGATCATGCCGACGCTGAGTTTTCCGAGATCGTTCATATCGTACATCAGTGCGGGAGTTTACGGCGGTTACCGGCTTGGAAGCTATACCAAAGTCCGACGGGTAGGAACGAAGGACGTCGACCACGACCGGCGGAATTTTTATATCGAAGATCTGCGCTACGGCCTGGCCGCCGAGATAGGTATCCGTAACTTTCCTGACTTGTTTGTGAACTACGATTTGAACAATCTTTACGAGGCTAACCGGGGCCCGTCGGTCAGGATGCTTAGTTTTGGTGTAAGATTGTTTTAGGTCCAAAAAGTGCCCGTGCGTCCTGGAATCGCAGTTTTCGGTTCCAGGGCGTATTTTTTTTCAAAAAATTTTCAAAAGAATTTGAGAATCTAAAAAATGGGTATAATTTTGCGACTCCAAATTGTGAAACAAACGGTTTTCACGCTTGTGTTGAAATGTTGTCTGGGGGTGTACCAGAGTGGCCAAATGGGGCAGACTGTAAATCTGCTGACGTATGTCTTCGGTGGTTCGAATCCATCCGCCCCCACAGTTTGAGTCTGAGAAAAAGCTTCAATTAAGACCAGTTTTTGAGGTTAAGACGAAAACAAATGCGGAAGTAGCTCAGCTGGTAGAGCGATAGCCTTCCAAGCTATAGGTCGCGAGTTCGAACCTCGTCTTCCGCTCCAATAGAAGCATCATCGAAGCGATTAGCGAAAACATTCAATAGAGACTTTTTCGCTAGTCGCTTTTTGATTCTAATAATGATTGCCTTTGTAGCTCAGGGACGGTCCGCCGCGCGGTAGAGCACTTCCTTGGTAAGGAAGAGGTCAGGATTTGGGACTAACCGGAGAAGGTAAGACAAATATGGCATTAACGCCTTTGTAGCTCAGGGGTAGAGCACTTCCTTGGTAAGGAAGAGGTCAGGGCCGGGCGGCCGGTGCCGTTCAAATCCCCTCAAAGGCTCAAAAGAGAAGTGAAACGATAATTAGGCATAACGCCTTTGTAGCTCAGGGGTAGAGCACTTCCTTGGTAAGGAAGAGGTCAGGGGTTCAAATCCCCTCAAAGGCTCAAGAAATTGGATCGTCGAGATTCAAAAGGCGGGTTCTCCTGCAATGTTTTGATCCTGGTTTGGTTAACGATTGCGGTGTTTTGATTGCAGCAGGCCAGCGAGGATCAATTAGTAGTGTATAATAAATTCGTAATAACTTTTAATTTTTAAGCGTACTTAAGTCATGGCAAAAGAGACGTTTGACCGCTCGAAACCCCACGTAAATATTGGTACTATCGGGCACGTTGACCACGGTAAAACTACCCTTACAGCGGCGATTACAACTGTGCTGGCTGAAAAAGGTTATGCACAGAAACGCGACTTCTCATCGATCGACAATGCTCCTGAAGAGAAAGAGCGTGGTATCACAATCAACACCTCTCACGTAGAATACCAAACAGCCAACCGTCACTATGCGCACGTTGACTGTCCAGGTCACGCTGACTACGTGAAGAACATGGTAACTGGTGCTGCTCAGATGGACGGCGCGATCATCGTGGTTGCCGCTACTGACGGTCCAATGCCACAAACCCGCGAGCACATCCTTTTGGCTCGTCAGGTAGGTGTACCTCAGCTGGTTGTGTTCATGAACAAAGTGGACATGGTTGATGATCCTGAGCTTCTTGAGCTTGTTGAGATGGAAATTCGCGAGCTTCTGAGCTTTTACGAATTCGATGGCGATAACATTCCTGTAATCCAGGGTTCTGCTTTGGGTGGTCTGAACGGCGATCCTAAGTGGGTTAAAACAATCGAAGACCTGATGGATGCTGTTGACAACTGGATTCCAATTCCTCCACGTATGACAGATCTTCCATTCCTGATGCCTGTTGAAGACGTATTCTCGATCACTGGTCGTGGTACTGTTGCAACTGGTCGTATCGAACGTGGTGTGATCAACTCTGGTGATCCTGTTGATATCCTTGGTATGGGTGCAGAAGGTCTCAAATCAACCGTAACCGGTGTTGAGATGTTCCGTAAAATCCTCGACCGCGGTGAAGCTGGTGACAACGTAGGTCTTCTCCTCCGTGGTATCGACAAAACCGATATCCGTCGTGGTATGGTTATCTGTAAGCCAGGTTCCGTTAAGCCTCACCAACACTTCAAAGGTGAAGTTTACGTACTGTCGAAAGAAGAAGGTGGACGTCACACTCCATTCTTTAACAAATACCGTCCTCAGTTCTACTTCCGTACCACTGACGTGACAGGTGAAATCACACTTCCTGCCGGTGTTGAAATGGTTATGCCAGGTGACAACATCACTATCGAAGTGAAGCTGATCAACAAAATCGCTATGGAAAAAGGTCTTCGTTTCGCGATCCGTGAAGGTGGACGTACCGTAGGTGCTGGTCAGGTAACTGAAATTCTTGACTAATCAAGATAGCAATATTAAAACAAGTGCATTTCTTTTGGAATGCACTTGTTTTTTTGTAAAAAAAGTCGTATCTTTGCAGCCCCGAAAGGGTGGTCGCACGATAGACGGGTGTAGTTCAAGGGTAGAATAGCGGTCTCCAAAACCGTTGATGGGAGTTCGAATCTCTCCACCCGTGCATAAATCGAAAAGGTGAAATGGAAAAATTTACTTCTTTTTTGAAAGCGTCCTGGGAGGAAATGACCCAGCATGTAACATGGCCGCCTTTCAACGAGCTGCAAGCTAACACTACCCTGGTGCTTGTAGGTTCGCTCATTTTTGCCTTTGTGGTAGGTGTGATGGATTTCGTTTTCGAAAACGCACTGAAACTGTTTTACCAGTCTTTCTAAGGCTATTTTATCAAAGATAACCCCCCGAAAGGTATGAGTAGTCTAAATTGGTTTGTATTAAGGGCAGTGTCCGGGCAAGAGAAGAAAATCAAGTCCTACATTGAAAATGAAATCACACGCCAGAAACTGAATGAATACGTTCCGCAGATCCTGATCCCTTCCGAGAAGATCTACGAAATGCGTAACGGCAAAAAGCGTGTACGGGAGAAGAACTTCTTTCCCGGCTATATTATCATTTCAGCGGATCTGTCCAAAGGGGAGGTATTGCACATTATTACAAGCATTCCCGGCGTAATCGGTTTCCTTGGTAATGCTGAAGGAAATTCCAAAGTGCCCATTCCGCTCCGTCAGTCGGAGATCAACCGGATCCTCGGTAAGGTCGACGAGGCAGAGCAGCACGAAGAAGCGCCAAGCATGTCTTTCATCAAAGGCGAGACTGTGAAAGTCGTAGATGGTCCGTTCAGCGGATTTATCGGTCTGGTGGAAGAAGTATTCGACGAGAAGAAAAAACTCAATGTAGTTGTAAAAATATTCGGGCGTAATACACCCGTTGAACTCAGTTACGCACAAGTAGAAAAGGATAGTTGAGCGAATAGCGGGCAGGTAGGCTTCCAACTGCATGTGAGCCGCTAGTCAATCGATGAACCGACAAATTCCAAAACAATGGCAAAAGAAATAGGTGGATACGTCAAACTGCAGGTGAAAGGTGGCCAAGCCAACCCATCACCTCCGATTGGTCCTGCACTAGGATCGAAGGGTTTGAATATCATGGAGTTTTGCAAGCAATTCAATGGCCGTACCCAGGATAAAATGGGTGTGGTATTGCCGGTAGTTATTACATACTACAAAGACAAGTCTTTCGACTTCGTCATCAAAACCCCCCCGGCCGCTATTCTTCTTCTGGAAGCCTCAAAAGTAAAGACAGGTTCGGCTCAGCCCAACCGTGTGAAGGTAGGATCAGTTTCATGGGATCAGGTTAAAACGATCGCTGAAACTAAAATGCCCGACCTGAACTGCTTCACCGTAGAGTCTGCTATGAAAATGATTGCGGGAACGGCTCGTAGTATGGGTATCACCGTGGCTGGCAAGGCCCCATGGGAAGAAAACAACTGAGCGTAGGTTAATCGTTACGCCAAAGAAACAAAGAACATGGGAAAATTGACCAAAAAGCAAAAAGAAGCTCTTTCAAAATACGACGCAACCCAGGCTTATACCCTGGAACAAGCTGCGGATGTTCTGAAGACGATTTCCTATACCAAATTTGATGCTTCCGTGGATATCGACGTTCGTTTGGGCGTTGATCCCCGTAAAGCGGATCAGATGGTGCGTGGCGTGGTAACATTGCCGCACGGAACCGGAAAAGAAGTTCGCGTATTGGTGTTGTGTACTCCCGACAAGGAGGCAGAAGCGAAAGAGGCAGGAGCAGATTACGTTGGTCTTGACGAGTATATCACAAAAATCGAGCAAGGCTGGACTGATATCGACGTGATTATTACAATGCCGAGTGTAATGGCAAAAGTAGGTAGGCTTGGTAAAGTATTGGGTCCTCGCGGTCTGATGCCAAACCCTAAGTCTGGAACTGTAACTCCCGAAGTAGGCAAAGCTGTGAAGGAAGTGAAAGCGGGGAAAATCGACTTCAAAGTTGACAAAACCGGTATTATTCACACCAGCATCGGAAAGGTATCTTTCGGAAAAGAACAGCTTGCGCAAAACGCAACGGAGGTTATCAATACCTTGGTCCGCCTGGAAGCCTTCATCGGCCAAAGGTACTTACGTAAAAAGCATTCACTTGTCAAGCACGATGAGCCCGGGTGTTATTATTGACAAAAACACGATTCCAGGATTGTAATATGACACGGGAAGAAAAAGCAGTAATTATTGACGAGTTAAGTCAGAAATTCTCCAACACCCCATACTTCTACATTACGAGCGCGGCAGGAATGTCTGTGAGCGAGGTCGACTCTCTGAGAAGACTTTGCTTCGAGCGTGGCGTGGAGTATCGTGTTGTGAAGAATACATTGATTAAAAAAGCGCTCGAAACACTTGATACGGATTATTCTTCTTTCGACGAAGTGTTGAAAGGATTTTCCGGAGTAATGTTTCACCCGGAGTCAGGTAAAGTACCTGCACAACTGATCAAAGAATTCAAAAAGAAATCAGGTAGCGACAAGCTTAAATTCAAAGGAGCCTCTGTTGATTCATCTGTTTTCGTTGGAGAGAACCAGCTTGACGTTCTGATTTCATTGAAATCGAAACAAGAACTGATCGGCGAAGTGATCGGATTGCTGCAATCGCCTGCCAAAAATGTTATCGGCGCTCTTACAAGCGGCGGACAGAACCTGGCTGGTATTCTGAAAACTTTATCTGAAAAAGAAGACTAACTAAATAGCCAGGCTTAGCTCTCCGGGTTGATAATTAAAGGAGCCTTTTTAAATCATCTTATTGTATAATCAAAAAAATCAAAATAAAAATGGCAGATTTGAAAGCTTTCGCAGAACAGCTTGTTAACCTTACGGTTAAAGAAGTGAACGAATTGGCTGCAATTCTTAAAGACGAGTACGGTATCGAACCAGCAGCTGCTGGTGCAGTAATGGTAGCAGGCCCTGCTGCTGGTGGTGGCGCTGATGCTCCTGCTGTTGAAGAAAAAACATCTTTCGATGTAATCCTGAAATCAGCTGGTGCAGGTAAACTTGCTGTTGTGAAGCTGGTTAAAGACCTTACCGGTCTTGGCCTGAAAGAAGCGAAAGAACTCGTTGACGGTGCTCCAAAACCAGTTAAAGAAGGAGTTGCTAAAGACGAAGCTGATGCTCTGAAAAAGCAACTAGAAGAAGCTGGTGCAGAAGTTGAAGTGAAGTAATTTGCTCCACAGCATTAGAAGATAATTCTTAGGGAATAGGCCTGACGACCGTCAGGTCTTTTCCTGTTTT harbors:
- a CDS encoding cytochrome C oxidase subunit IV family protein; the encoded protein is MAEVHHHHVHNQDPEAGAEQRKAIWKTFWILLIITSLEFLIAFTIPHGVLKVSIFIVMTIVKAFYIVGEFMHLKHETKSLIWSILVPVIFVAWLILALLLEGQAIFEAIFG
- the secE gene encoding preprotein translocase subunit SecE yields the protein MEKFTSFLKASWEEMTQHVTWPPFNELQANTTLVLVGSLIFAFVVGVMDFVFENALKLFYQSF
- the murI gene encoding glutamate racemase, whose product is MLDSSAPIGIFDSGIGGMTVASAVTGLLPQENTIYFGDTAHLPYGDKSTAAIQAYSIKICNMLLQQNCKLILIACNSASAAAYELVREYVGSKAKVLNVIDPVVDYVKEHYEGKTIGLIGTKQTVLSNVYKKKVDALDRNIHLKSLATPLLAPMIEEGFFDNNISESVIANYLSDPALSGIEALILGCTHYPLIKSQIRKFYGETVETLDTSEIVARSLKAWLEQHYLINEKGEGKRQFYVSDYTLSFEQSTKIFFGRQIQLEHYPLWE
- a CDS encoding glycosyl hydrolase → MRRLIICLALLLVQFANAYAQAVSTARPWTYWWWMGSAVNKADITAQLEYFSKSGVGGVHIIPIYGVKGYENANIAFLSHQWLEVMQHTIREGKRLGLGVDMTTGTGWPFGGPNVTPAIAAQSMTISAGKPSVKPTGQKVKRAAPGGEGLVLDPFNASGMSQYLSRFDSALAQLPEKPRSMYNDSYEAYGANWTADFAEQFQARRKYDLLSKLTLLNDSTGNPEATLVKIDYHQTLSEMLLERYAKPWTAWSRWHGFKTRYQAHGSPGNLLDLYEAADIPETESFGTSRFSIPGLRVDPDYSIEQFGTPNPLAMKFASSAAHLSGKKLVSSETGTWLANHFKVSLSQVKPQIDELFTAGINHIFYHGSTYSPEKEGFPGWLFYASTNFGKTSHFSEHFPLLNEYVEWCQKLLQDSKPDNDVLVYFPIHDLWATKARSGGGVHLLEVHHVDRWLLDLPFGKLSERLWKEGYAFDFVSDLQLKKFTVDANGVLSSGNATYKTLLVPSATYLSEETLKELERLANGGAKIVFDNKLPAAVTGYANHDGRQQAFIEAVTQISKLKNVKVSTDLHADLAANGVVREQLTGKGLTFIRKKQGEGLPLYFVTNLGNTFSEGWVRIGKGGQFFKSDPLNKVSMPKTRGKKGSEEIFLRLLPGESCFLTISADGHDAPVIGSSGKHFDIKGKWELVFLNGKPRLPAPAQLTELTSWTMLPDSADYFSGKARYRITFDVQGPLATYANAALDLGDVREVASVKLNGKDLGVAWHIPFMLPIGNALKSKGNILEIEVTNLSANYMRLRDQQQPDWKKFYDINIVDITYKKFDATRWKPMPSGLLGPVKLVY
- the rplK gene encoding 50S ribosomal protein L11; this encodes MAKEIGGYVKLQVKGGQANPSPPIGPALGSKGLNIMEFCKQFNGRTQDKMGVVLPVVITYYKDKSFDFVIKTPPAAILLLEASKVKTGSAQPNRVKVGSVSWDQVKTIAETKMPDLNCFTVESAMKMIAGTARSMGITVAGKAPWEENN
- a CDS encoding RNA polymerase sigma factor, with protein sequence MGRILALFSQEAQLVKALRKEDPKAQRQLYDKYSRRMLALCFRYVCDEMAAEDVMVEGFLKVFEKINQFSGEGNFEGWIRRIMVNEALGYLRKQKRILEDNLSDEANNIPDYIHADQNLETEELMTLIEALPVGYRTVFNLYAIEGYAHIEIAQMLGITESTSKSQLHRARALLQKMVAEWQHDYKKSRL
- the nusG gene encoding transcription termination/antitermination protein NusG, with product MSSLNWFVLRAVSGQEKKIKSYIENEITRQKLNEYVPQILIPSEKIYEMRNGKKRVREKNFFPGYIIISADLSKGEVLHIITSIPGVIGFLGNAEGNSKVPIPLRQSEINRILGKVDEAEQHEEAPSMSFIKGETVKVVDGPFSGFIGLVEEVFDEKKKLNVVVKIFGRNTPVELSYAQVEKDS
- a CDS encoding DUF420 domain-containing protein, giving the protein MATLTIERKPKYERIINILAIAIPVVVALLLGIRQKIDLGSWTKVLPHVIGVINTLTSMLLIMGFYFIKQRNIAAHRQMMTGAFVLGAVFLVCYVLYHISNEATPFGGTGFIRPIYYFLLISHIVLSIGVVWFVLRAVYFGYTNQIAEHRKAVKWAMPIWLYVSVTGVIVYLMISPYYV
- the tuf gene encoding elongation factor Tu; translation: MAKETFDRSKPHVNIGTIGHVDHGKTTLTAAITTVLAEKGYAQKRDFSSIDNAPEEKERGITINTSHVEYQTANRHYAHVDCPGHADYVKNMVTGAAQMDGAIIVVAATDGPMPQTREHILLARQVGVPQLVVFMNKVDMVDDPELLELVEMEIRELLSFYEFDGDNIPVIQGSALGGLNGDPKWVKTIEDLMDAVDNWIPIPPRMTDLPFLMPVEDVFSITGRGTVATGRIERGVINSGDPVDILGMGAEGLKSTVTGVEMFRKILDRGEAGDNVGLLLRGIDKTDIRRGMVICKPGSVKPHQHFKGEVYVLSKEEGGRHTPFFNKYRPQFYFRTTDVTGEITLPAGVEMVMPGDNITIEVKLINKIAMEKGLRFAIREGGRTVGAGQVTEILD